A single genomic interval of Porphyromonas sp. oral taxon 275 harbors:
- a CDS encoding phosphotransferase enzyme family protein: MEHIISQFLPLDQIGDVKPFGGGHINDTYAITDREGVRRWILQRVNHHVFPRIEVLQRNVAIVSDTLRQRLEEAGVEEPERKYLYFYPRLDDPSQNYYHDGENYWRVCRFIPDSMSMTELTPEAARFAGEAFGQFEEMLSGIPEGVLGDTIVNFHSMPWRLQQLRDSIAKDPLGRVAKVQDILEEIWRREDAMLIQERLHEEGKLPKRTIHCDTKVDNVLFDRSGRVLCVVDWDTVMPGYILSDVGDFIRSGVNFAPEDEPDLSKIGVNMEIYRAFVEGYLSTAGKFLTPIERSLIAYGGRLMTYMQTVRFLADYIDGDKYFKVKHPEHNLQRTRAQLRYLQCLEEKAEEMEALLK, encoded by the coding sequence ATGGAACATATCATCAGTCAGTTCCTTCCCCTGGATCAGATCGGGGACGTGAAGCCCTTCGGTGGCGGCCACATCAATGACACCTACGCGATCACCGACCGTGAGGGCGTACGCCGCTGGATCCTGCAGCGAGTCAATCACCATGTCTTCCCTCGCATCGAGGTGCTGCAGCGCAATGTAGCCATCGTCTCCGACACGCTCCGCCAGCGTCTCGAGGAGGCAGGCGTAGAGGAGCCCGAGCGTAAGTACCTCTACTTCTATCCCCGCCTGGATGATCCTAGCCAGAACTACTACCATGATGGCGAGAACTATTGGCGTGTCTGCCGCTTCATCCCCGACAGCATGAGCATGACCGAGCTGACGCCCGAGGCGGCACGCTTCGCAGGCGAAGCCTTCGGCCAGTTCGAGGAGATGCTCTCGGGCATCCCTGAGGGCGTCCTGGGGGACACGATCGTCAACTTCCACAGCATGCCCTGGCGCCTGCAGCAGCTCCGCGACTCGATTGCTAAGGATCCGCTGGGTCGCGTGGCCAAGGTGCAGGACATCCTCGAGGAGATCTGGCGCCGTGAGGATGCCATGCTCATCCAGGAGCGTCTGCACGAGGAGGGCAAGCTGCCCAAGCGTACCATCCACTGCGATACGAAGGTAGACAACGTGCTCTTCGACCGCAGCGGCCGTGTCCTCTGCGTCGTAGACTGGGATACGGTGATGCCTGGCTATATCCTCAGCGACGTGGGTGACTTCATCCGCTCGGGCGTTAACTTCGCTCCCGAGGATGAGCCCGACCTGAGCAAGATCGGCGTCAATATGGAGATCTACCGCGCCTTTGTCGAGGGCTACCTCTCGACGGCGGGCAAGTTCCTCACGCCCATCGAGCGCAGCCTCATCGCCTACGGCGGTCGCCTGATGACCTACATGCAGACGGTACGCTTCCTGGCCGACTACATCGACGGCGACAAGTACTTCAAGGTCAAGCACCCCGAGCACAACCTGCAGCGCACGCGTGCCCAGCTCCGCTACCTGCAGTGCCTCGAGGAGAAGGCCGAGGAGATGGAGGCGCTGCTGAAGTAA
- a CDS encoding PQQ-binding-like beta-propeller repeat protein, translating into MKIKEVQAVIKGAGYIRNSPLGIMWFRGESTELNGVEISKKELFLRDGLRGGVFAAMLPNGDIYEITSSGIKLQLQVDETVGYPKIGELPHFYIMNKWDEATDDHVYRHIQNGEVLWTRSYPYRLIEQFGDYALLWGTLGGPKEGGCQLIELATGAVLWELDHPDAYISQVYPYEDKVIIVWFWELGTKGTSRVLCVEVPSGKVLWENDAAREYQKYGNDKLVFFRSSLWEDGYERGDNHQLAELDVRTGAFQTYTFPGYNTSTYVTTVYKDYLFYGTLNYYFYVGAIDLRTHEMLPEVKIDYTPGNLNRISSIGVHDGQLYVEIQTELDHSDIHVLELDEEE; encoded by the coding sequence ATGAAGATAAAAGAAGTACAAGCGGTCATAAAAGGAGCTGGATACATACGGAATAGTCCTCTAGGCATTATGTGGTTTCGTGGAGAAAGCACAGAACTGAATGGGGTTGAAATCTCGAAGAAGGAGCTTTTTCTTCGGGATGGCTTGCGAGGAGGAGTATTTGCTGCGATGCTTCCTAATGGAGACATCTACGAGATTACTTCGAGTGGGATCAAGCTACAGCTACAAGTAGATGAAACTGTAGGATATCCGAAGATAGGCGAACTCCCCCATTTCTACATAATGAACAAATGGGATGAAGCAACAGACGATCACGTCTATAGACACATTCAAAATGGGGAGGTGTTATGGACTAGATCATATCCCTATAGGCTCATCGAGCAGTTTGGGGACTATGCTCTCCTATGGGGCACCTTAGGAGGACCGAAGGAAGGTGGTTGTCAGCTCATCGAGCTCGCTACTGGTGCAGTGCTTTGGGAATTAGACCATCCTGATGCTTATATCAGCCAAGTTTACCCCTATGAGGATAAAGTGATTATTGTCTGGTTTTGGGAGCTAGGGACTAAGGGAACGAGTCGGGTGCTGTGCGTAGAGGTGCCATCAGGGAAGGTATTGTGGGAGAATGATGCTGCAAGAGAGTACCAGAAATATGGAAACGACAAACTAGTATTCTTCCGCTCTTCACTTTGGGAGGATGGATATGAGCGTGGAGATAATCACCAGCTTGCAGAGCTAGACGTACGGACTGGAGCTTTTCAAACGTATACGTTCCCAGGCTATAACACCAGCACCTATGTAACGACGGTCTACAAGGACTATCTTTTCTATGGAACACTCAACTATTACTTCTACGTTGGGGCTATCGACTTACGTACGCACGAGATGCTTCCAGAGGTTAAGATTGATTACACACCAGGGAATCTTAACCGAATATCGAGCATCGGCGTACACGATGGACAGCTCTACGTAGAGATTCAGACCGAGCTTGATCATAGCGACATCCATGTCTTGGAGCTAGACGAGGAGGAGTGA
- a CDS encoding DUF3467 domain-containing protein, with protein MAQQQAEAPQFNIELPEEIAQGEYSNLVLLNPTQGEFVFDFVRLLPGVQTARVHSRQILTPANAKRLHRQLANFLEGYERELGTIELPEDSLEAGEAN; from the coding sequence ATGGCACAGCAGCAAGCGGAAGCCCCACAGTTCAACATCGAGCTACCCGAAGAGATCGCCCAGGGCGAGTACAGCAACCTCGTCCTGCTCAACCCCACGCAGGGAGAATTCGTCTTTGACTTCGTGCGCCTGCTCCCAGGCGTCCAGACGGCACGTGTACACAGCCGTCAGATCCTCACGCCTGCTAATGCCAAGCGTCTGCATCGTCAGCTGGCGAACTTCCTCGAAGGCTATGAGCGCGAGCTCGGCACGATCGAGCTGCCCGAGGATAGCCTCGAGGCTGGGGAGGCCAACTAA
- a CDS encoding 4-phosphoerythronate dehydrogenase codes for MKHIPQLILDSSLPYLEDLAREVGEVTTLASRDFSPERVAQADALLIRSVVHCDAALLSGSHVRMIATATAGYDHIDGPWCDAAGIAWRNAPGCNAGGVVQYVLSSLAAWSLERGVDLEGLTLGIVGVGHVGGRLAERASALGLRVLLCDPPRAEREGGEGFLPLEALLEQSDIVTLHVPLIRAGRYATAGMVDEGFLEHCSRRPLLINACRGGVAPTAQLLRGLESGQLRDLILDCWEGEPEISPELARRAFIATPHVAGWTADGKWRGSRMALAAVCEVLELPEPRGLWDSSVLPQPEEPVLDLNSLPEGERILRAQLHSADPRSCSRLLQAEPERFAEIRHDYVFPREASAYTLRGVRPEERAALERLGFRVQD; via the coding sequence ATGAAGCATATCCCTCAGCTCATCCTAGATAGTAGCCTGCCCTATCTAGAGGACCTCGCCCGTGAGGTGGGTGAGGTCACTACGCTCGCTAGCCGGGACTTTAGCCCCGAGCGCGTAGCCCAGGCGGATGCCCTGCTGATCCGCAGCGTCGTGCACTGCGACGCGGCCCTCCTCTCGGGGAGCCACGTGCGTATGATCGCCACCGCGACGGCGGGCTACGACCATATCGATGGCCCCTGGTGTGATGCCGCGGGCATCGCCTGGCGCAATGCCCCAGGCTGCAATGCGGGTGGGGTAGTGCAGTACGTCCTCTCCTCGCTGGCGGCCTGGTCGCTGGAGCGAGGTGTCGACCTCGAGGGGCTTACCCTCGGTATCGTAGGGGTGGGGCATGTCGGGGGGCGCCTCGCCGAGCGTGCTTCGGCTCTTGGCCTCCGTGTGCTGCTCTGTGACCCTCCCCGTGCCGAGCGTGAGGGTGGGGAAGGCTTCCTCCCGCTGGAGGCGCTGCTGGAGCAGAGCGATATCGTCACGCTGCATGTGCCCCTGATCCGTGCGGGGCGCTATGCGACGGCGGGGATGGTGGACGAAGGCTTCCTAGAGCACTGCTCCCGCCGCCCGCTACTCATCAATGCTTGTCGGGGTGGGGTCGCCCCCACGGCTCAGCTGCTGCGCGGACTGGAGTCGGGGCAGCTCCGTGACCTGATCCTCGACTGCTGGGAGGGCGAGCCCGAGATCTCGCCCGAGCTAGCACGCCGTGCCTTCATCGCTACGCCCCACGTGGCAGGCTGGACGGCCGACGGTAAGTGGCGTGGCTCACGCATGGCGCTGGCGGCAGTCTGTGAGGTGCTCGAGCTCCCCGAGCCTCGAGGACTCTGGGATAGCTCTGTGCTGCCTCAGCCCGAGGAGCCCGTCCTCGACCTCAATAGCCTCCCCGAGGGCGAGCGCATCCTGAGGGCGCAGCTCCACAGCGCCGACCCGCGCAGCTGTAGCCGCCTCCTGCAGGCTGAGCCCGAGCGCTTCGCCGAGATCCGCCACGACTACGTCTTCCCTCGGGAGGCCTCCGCCTATACCCTTCGTGGGGTGCGCCCCGAGGAGCGGGCGGCGCTGGAGCGACTCGGCTTCAGAGTCCAGGACTAG
- a CDS encoding serine protease, which translates to MPRRCLTLLALLLLLVQQAQAQYTLPLQPRSGILQPATQAEPSARRSRSVGPSTERLVLPPLPASAYTEALGRGQMARVYTFAIERPLELGAERLGQYLTDGAGNYSWQAVIRSTGARNVGLRLSHFALPHGGQLYVTAADGTRIGALTEQNNSPDSLLQLRPLEGASLTLRYDFPEGYTPRGEELPFRIAAVYHGFRTWHPEDDDFDTAHPGEPLYDLGGQRGIKGLLCAPNVLAYPQRWAQTRSTLQIIVGGTQASSAALINNTRSDGTPYVLTSAHCINSLYSVTDLAKVRARAATTVFFFGYQSPQRAGYIRPAEEQTLSGASLVAYNEDSDMCLLRIEGLPKASDGTSLPIPAAYNPYFAGWDRTEQPTLPYFAIHHPASSTKRYNEANDRSLSIEDYDISGAGGRAWWGKHWHVHSWATGTTAAGSSGSPLFDGSGFIIGALSGGGSTCDSPYDDYYWALARSWTLPRGSMDRLGGLAPHLDPTGSGATTCAGYDPLGTRFVQRLSLFYPDPATPDQQRLLPTDTYSPQRSTLELGNVFSLPAEQRLRILGAYVVFRSTRQLAKTQLPQVALSLSQLERSGGIAQPISQFASTRMGAYVAYDTDKGAFQDLRRATRLDSIEDFFPNPSPEELSLPAGDYLLSLRSASGDSLGLPLLSYSGARSETDWTAWIKGFDGRWQRNLSLPNGAYWIDLLVETAQPIRLGRSSTQAEEPTRCYAYGQQLFLEGDFTRYTSVELRVYSLLGELIQRDERPFMSRRQSYPVQLPQGNYLAVFTLHHSSGSQERLSLYFTQP; encoded by the coding sequence ATGCCTAGGCGCTGCCTTACCCTCCTCGCTCTACTGCTCCTCCTGGTGCAGCAGGCTCAGGCTCAGTACACCCTCCCGCTGCAGCCGCGAAGCGGCATCCTACAGCCTGCCACTCAGGCAGAGCCCTCGGCGCGTCGTAGCCGTAGCGTAGGCCCGAGCACCGAGCGCCTCGTCCTGCCTCCGCTGCCTGCCAGTGCCTATACTGAGGCGCTGGGGCGCGGACAGATGGCACGCGTCTATACCTTTGCTATCGAGCGCCCGCTGGAGCTCGGGGCGGAGCGCCTCGGGCAGTACCTCACCGATGGGGCGGGCAACTACAGCTGGCAGGCAGTGATCCGCTCGACGGGAGCGCGTAATGTAGGCCTGCGACTCTCGCACTTCGCCCTGCCTCACGGCGGACAGCTCTACGTCACGGCGGCGGATGGGACGCGCATCGGGGCGCTGACGGAGCAGAACAATTCGCCCGACAGCCTCCTGCAGCTACGCCCGCTGGAGGGCGCCAGCCTGACGCTGCGCTACGACTTCCCCGAGGGCTATACGCCGCGCGGGGAGGAGCTCCCCTTCCGCATCGCCGCCGTCTACCATGGCTTCCGCACCTGGCATCCCGAGGATGACGACTTCGACACGGCACACCCAGGCGAGCCGCTCTACGACCTCGGCGGGCAGCGAGGCATCAAGGGCCTGCTCTGCGCCCCCAACGTGCTGGCCTATCCCCAGCGCTGGGCTCAGACGCGCAGCACGCTGCAGATCATCGTCGGGGGGACGCAGGCCTCCTCGGCAGCGCTCATCAATAATACCCGCTCCGACGGCACGCCCTACGTGCTGACCTCGGCGCACTGCATCAATAGCCTCTACAGCGTGACCGATCTGGCGAAGGTGCGTGCGCGTGCTGCCACGACGGTCTTCTTCTTCGGCTACCAGAGTCCCCAGCGTGCGGGCTATATTCGTCCTGCCGAGGAGCAGACGCTGAGCGGAGCGAGCCTCGTGGCCTACAATGAGGACTCGGATATGTGCCTCCTGCGCATCGAGGGCCTGCCTAAGGCCAGCGACGGCACCAGCCTCCCCATCCCTGCCGCCTACAACCCCTACTTCGCGGGCTGGGATCGTACCGAGCAGCCCACACTCCCTTACTTTGCCATCCATCATCCCGCCAGCAGCACCAAGCGCTACAATGAGGCCAACGACCGCTCACTCAGCATCGAGGACTATGATATCAGCGGGGCAGGTGGGCGTGCCTGGTGGGGCAAGCACTGGCACGTCCATAGCTGGGCTACGGGGACGACGGCCGCAGGCTCCTCGGGTTCGCCGCTTTTCGACGGCTCGGGCTTCATCATCGGGGCCCTCTCGGGTGGAGGCTCGACCTGCGACAGCCCCTATGACGACTACTACTGGGCGCTGGCGCGTAGCTGGACGCTCCCCCGAGGGAGCATGGATCGGCTAGGGGGACTAGCGCCACATCTCGACCCTACGGGTAGTGGAGCGACTACCTGCGCGGGCTACGATCCCCTCGGTACGCGCTTCGTGCAGCGCCTGAGCCTCTTCTACCCCGACCCTGCTACGCCCGACCAGCAGCGCCTCCTTCCCACCGATACCTACAGCCCGCAGCGCTCGACCCTCGAGCTCGGGAATGTCTTCTCCCTCCCCGCGGAGCAGCGCCTACGTATCCTGGGGGCCTATGTCGTCTTCCGCAGCACCCGCCAGCTGGCCAAGACCCAGCTGCCGCAGGTAGCCCTCAGCCTCAGTCAGCTGGAGCGCAGTGGCGGCATCGCCCAGCCTATCAGCCAGTTTGCCTCCACGCGTATGGGAGCCTACGTCGCCTATGATACGGACAAGGGCGCCTTCCAAGATCTCAGGCGCGCCACGCGTCTCGATAGCATCGAGGACTTCTTCCCCAATCCCAGCCCCGAGGAACTGAGCCTGCCTGCAGGCGACTACCTCCTCTCGCTGCGCTCGGCCTCGGGCGATAGCCTCGGGCTGCCGCTGCTGAGCTATTCGGGAGCGCGGAGCGAGACCGACTGGACCGCCTGGATCAAGGGCTTCGATGGTCGCTGGCAGCGTAACCTCAGCCTCCCCAACGGTGCCTACTGGATCGACCTCCTGGTGGAGACCGCGCAGCCCATACGCCTAGGGCGCAGCAGTACGCAGGCCGAGGAGCCGACCCGCTGCTACGCCTATGGGCAGCAGCTCTTCCTCGAGGGCGACTTCACCCGCTACACTAGCGTCGAGCTGCGCGTCTACAGCCTCCTCGGCGAACTGATCCAGCGGGACGAGCGCCCCTTCATGAGCCGCCGTCAGAGCTACCCCGTACAGCTCCCCCAGGGGAACTATCTGGCGGTCTTCACCCTACACCACAGCTCGGGCTCCCAGGAGCGACTCAGCCTCTACTTCACCCAGCCCTAA
- the ubiE gene encoding bifunctional demethylmenaquinone methyltransferase/2-methoxy-6-polyprenyl-1,4-benzoquinol methylase UbiE gives MVTPYNDNQTPKVEQVRKMFNNIAPKYDLLNRIISLGLDRSWRRKALDMLAPYAPKRVLDVATGTGDLAIELLKHVPSVREVLGIDISEEMMRVGASKVASLGLSQQISFSRQDSTATDLETASFDAATIGFGIRNFTDIPAAARELHRLLRPSGVLVIIELSEPTNRFLHLGYSLYTRTVIPMLGRLLTGDKSAYTYLPKSIAAVPQREQMTEILRVAGFREAFYHSIFPGACTIYIGINAD, from the coding sequence ATGGTCACACCCTACAACGATAATCAGACCCCGAAGGTCGAGCAGGTGCGCAAGATGTTCAATAACATTGCCCCCAAGTACGACCTCCTCAACCGCATCATCTCGCTAGGCCTCGATCGCTCGTGGCGGCGCAAGGCCCTCGACATGCTGGCACCCTATGCCCCCAAGCGCGTCCTGGACGTAGCCACGGGGACGGGCGACCTCGCCATCGAGCTGCTGAAGCATGTCCCCAGTGTGCGAGAGGTCCTCGGGATCGACATCTCGGAGGAGATGATGCGTGTCGGGGCTAGTAAGGTCGCCAGCCTCGGGCTCAGCCAGCAGATCAGCTTCAGTCGTCAGGACTCCACGGCGACGGATCTGGAGACGGCGAGCTTCGACGCAGCTACGATAGGCTTCGGCATACGCAACTTCACCGATATCCCTGCCGCTGCCCGCGAGCTTCACCGCCTCCTGCGCCCCTCGGGTGTGCTGGTGATCATCGAGCTAAGTGAGCCTACCAACCGCTTCCTTCACCTTGGCTACAGCCTCTACACACGTACGGTGATCCCTATGCTCGGGCGATTGTTGACAGGGGACAAGAGTGCCTATACCTACCTGCCCAAGAGCATCGCCGCCGTCCCGCAGCGCGAGCAGATGACGGAGATCCTGCGTGTGGCAGGCTTCCGTGAGGCATTCTACCACAGCATCTTCCCCGGTGCCTGCACCATATACATAGGGATCAATGCGGACTAG
- a CDS encoding glycosyltransferase: MKVLQLGKFYPIKGGVECVMEIFTEGLAERGYPSDMLCAAHDGHVGDIILGEESRIMCAPSLLKVAATMISPMMIVRLRKICHEYDIIHIHHPDPMATLALFLSGYKGRVVLHWHSDILKQKTLLRFFKPLQNWLIKRSDLILGTTPVYVEESPFLKKVQHKTSYLPIGTDPTPWLSDEVKELRSRYPGKKIVYNMGRLVPYKGYHHLIQAMALLPEEYILWIGGDGPLRAELEALVRELGLEQRVEILGYVPSAMKPVYFGACDLFCLSSTMKTEAYAIVQVEAMSLGRPIVATEIPESGVSWVNAHGVFGLNVPVEDAPAMAKAIREICENPDTWQLCSRGARQRYYDVFTKVEMINRLIEIYTDLLAQTDHRK, encoded by the coding sequence ATGAAGGTATTGCAATTAGGTAAGTTTTACCCGATCAAAGGCGGGGTCGAGTGTGTGATGGAGATCTTCACCGAGGGCCTCGCCGAGCGTGGCTATCCGAGTGATATGCTCTGTGCTGCACACGATGGCCACGTGGGTGATATCATCCTTGGTGAGGAGTCGCGTATCATGTGCGCCCCCTCCCTACTCAAGGTCGCAGCCACGATGATCTCCCCGATGATGATCGTCCGTCTTAGGAAGATCTGTCACGAGTACGACATCATCCATATCCACCACCCCGACCCGATGGCGACCCTCGCCTTATTCCTCTCGGGCTATAAGGGACGTGTGGTCCTACATTGGCATAGCGATATCCTCAAGCAGAAGACCCTGCTGCGCTTCTTCAAGCCTCTGCAGAACTGGCTCATCAAGCGCTCCGACCTCATCCTCGGCACCACGCCAGTCTATGTGGAGGAGTCGCCCTTCCTGAAGAAGGTGCAGCACAAGACCTCCTACCTCCCCATTGGTACTGACCCCACGCCCTGGCTCTCCGATGAGGTGAAGGAGCTGCGTAGCCGCTATCCAGGCAAGAAGATCGTCTACAACATGGGGCGCCTCGTCCCCTACAAGGGCTACCATCACTTGATCCAAGCGATGGCCCTGCTGCCCGAGGAGTACATCCTCTGGATTGGCGGCGATGGCCCACTGCGTGCGGAGCTCGAGGCGCTGGTGAGGGAGCTCGGTCTCGAGCAGCGCGTCGAGATCCTTGGCTATGTCCCCAGCGCTATGAAGCCCGTCTACTTTGGTGCCTGTGACCTCTTCTGCCTCAGCTCGACGATGAAGACCGAGGCCTATGCCATCGTCCAGGTCGAGGCCATGAGCCTAGGCCGCCCCATCGTCGCCACCGAGATCCCCGAGTCGGGGGTCTCTTGGGTCAATGCTCACGGTGTCTTTGGGCTGAATGTCCCCGTCGAGGACGCCCCTGCCATGGCTAAGGCCATCCGAGAGATCTGTGAGAACCCCGACACCTGGCAGCTCTGTAGCCGTGGCGCCCGCCAGCGCTACTACGACGTCTTCACCAAGGTGGAGATGATCAATCGCCTCATCGAGATATACACCGACCTACTAGCCCAAACTGATCATAGGAAATAA
- a CDS encoding sugar transferase has protein sequence MNCIERCLKRTFDFTLALVSLVLFSPVMLVIAILIRREEPDGDVIYTQERVGYKGRPFKLYKFRSMYMDAEKDNAPQLYQEQDPRLTKIGAFIRAHHLDEFPQLWNVIKGDMSFVGPRPERQYFIDQISAVRPDYERLYALRPGLFSFATLYNGYTDTLEKMLRRLDLDIKYLENYSLWTDIKIIFLTSQSIIFGKKF, from the coding sequence ATGAACTGTATCGAACGTTGCCTCAAACGAACCTTCGACTTCACCCTAGCACTCGTCTCTCTGGTCCTCTTCTCGCCCGTGATGCTCGTCATCGCGATCCTGATACGACGCGAGGAGCCCGATGGGGATGTCATCTACACCCAGGAGCGTGTAGGCTATAAGGGTCGTCCCTTCAAGCTCTATAAGTTCCGCTCCATGTATATGGATGCGGAGAAGGACAATGCTCCTCAGCTCTATCAGGAGCAGGATCCCCGTCTGACGAAGATCGGCGCCTTCATCCGCGCTCATCACCTGGACGAATTCCCCCAGCTGTGGAACGTCATCAAGGGGGATATGTCCTTCGTCGGCCCTCGCCCCGAGCGTCAGTACTTCATCGACCAGATCAGCGCTGTGCGTCCCGACTACGAGCGTCTCTATGCGCTCCGCCCAGGGCTCTTCTCCTTCGCGACGCTCTACAACGGCTATACCGACACCCTGGAGAAGATGCTCCGTCGCCTCGACCTAGATATCAAGTACCTAGAGAACTACTCCCTCTGGACCGACATCAAGATCATCTTCCTGACCTCCCAGTCCATCATCTTCGGCAAGAAATTCTAG
- a CDS encoding polysaccharide biosynthesis/export family protein translates to MNLNKSLRSWRVGLLASVLLLATSCDQVYRTNYLRDMEVAKTYGVKYDMGLTIQKGDKLSILVSSIRNPELTIPFNPPQQTTTTAKTPSGKRITAPVSNVSQFPTVNFPEGVTPTPSPAAQIAYLVDAEGCIQFPLLGSVKVTGMTLDQVSEYLRTRLVSEKYLMDAHVTTTFDNLRVYLLGALGVHDKDRFNNNEFPNKGVFHLDDPQTNILELVAQAGGLMEQANYERLNIIRKEPKGYVIYRVNLLSSGLFESPAFILRQNDIVYAEYKYRRDSEQRTSQVLTYTSTIVSSLVSLLAIVTFFKK, encoded by the coding sequence ATGAATCTGAATAAATCTCTACGCTCCTGGCGTGTGGGGCTCCTGGCCTCAGTGCTCCTCCTCGCTACCTCCTGCGACCAGGTCTATCGCACCAACTACCTTCGCGACATGGAGGTCGCCAAGACCTATGGCGTCAAGTACGACATGGGGCTGACCATACAGAAGGGAGACAAGCTCAGCATCCTGGTCAGCAGCATCCGCAATCCCGAGCTGACCATCCCCTTCAACCCGCCTCAGCAGACCACCACGACGGCGAAGACGCCATCAGGGAAGCGTATAACGGCCCCAGTGAGTAACGTCAGCCAGTTCCCCACGGTCAACTTCCCCGAGGGTGTCACGCCCACCCCTTCGCCTGCGGCCCAGATCGCCTACCTCGTAGATGCAGAGGGCTGCATCCAGTTCCCCCTGCTCGGCTCGGTCAAGGTCACGGGGATGACGCTCGATCAGGTGAGTGAGTACCTGCGTACGCGCCTCGTCTCGGAGAAGTACCTGATGGATGCCCACGTCACGACGACCTTCGATAACCTCCGAGTCTACCTCCTCGGGGCGCTTGGTGTTCATGATAAGGATCGATTCAATAACAACGAGTTCCCCAATAAGGGGGTCTTCCACCTAGATGATCCTCAGACCAATATCCTAGAGCTCGTCGCTCAGGCAGGCGGTCTGATGGAGCAGGCCAACTATGAGCGCCTCAACATCATTCGCAAGGAGCCCAAGGGCTATGTCATCTATCGTGTGAACCTGCTCTCCAGCGGCCTCTTCGAATCTCCAGCCTTCATTCTACGCCAGAACGACATCGTCTACGCCGAGTACAAGTACCGTCGTGACTCTGAGCAGCGCACCTCACAGGTGCTGACCTACACCTCGACGATCGTCTCCTCGCTCGTCTCCCTGCTGGCTATCGTCACATTCTTCAAGAAGTAA